ACAAATTGTACTATTTTCATGTACTTAATAAAACCATaaacataattttccctttttaccTAAACTTCACAAACAAAGAACGTCTAAACTAATTTTGATAAGTTTTACTGTTAATTACATTTACCAACTAAAACGATTTTACTGCTCGCACTTTCCCACTTGCATTTGATGTCGTCAATTTCGTTATAGATGAAATACTTCATATTTCTAATTTCCGCTTCGGTCTTGGCTTCCTTGGCTTGTGCAATGGCCTTTGCTAAGCTTTGTTCAATAGAGTCGAAGGTGTCTTTGATCTTGCCGACTCCACTGACAGCATTTGCGATGGATGGTAAGATAGCGTTGACCTCACCTTCCAGGCTGTGAAGATTTTTGTCGAGCTGACTGAAGTGTTGCAACTCCTGTTCGAGTTCTCGGTTTTTGGCTTCGAGGTTGTTGATCTGTTGCTGATGACGATTGATTTCCTGGTTGCGTGATGCAATATGATTGCGGAGATTCTGGATCTGACTATTACCATTAGCAATGAAATTTCTCTTTTCATTGGCCAGCTGTTCTTCTCTTCGCTTAGCGTCTTTGTAGAACTTATTTCCAATGGTCCATCCAACGACTGGGACAAATCGGAACCACCTTCCAaacctcctcttcttcttcactcTCCTCATGTTATGGTTGATGCGAGCTTCAATTGCCTGGATATCACGCTGAGCCTGAGCGATCTGAGCTTGCAGGGAAGCGATCTGGCTGTTTTCCTGATTGATTCTTGATCTTAAGTTGTTGATGTTTTGCCGGTTGCTgttgatttcattgttgttgttttgtttctcTTGCTGCAGCTTGGTGATTCCGTTTTGGGCGTTGGTGCGATGTCTCTTGAAGGCACCAGCATCCCTGATGAGATTTTCTCTAAAGGTGGTGATCTTAGTATTGGCAGCGTTGGCTTTGCTTTCAATATCCACAGCTCCTGTCTTCACAAACTCGAGATATTTCACTAATTCAGCTAATTCACGTCTTCCCTGAGCAATGTTGTGTTCTCTCATTATGGtgttgatttcttcttctttggaTCTGATAGCATTTTCCAGATGTGTAATCACTGCTTGAACTTCTGTGGCCTTAATAGCCTCTCTAGCCTCTTTGATGTCTTTTTGCAAAGCAGCGACTCTTTCTTCCATGGCTGCTATGTCCTCGTGGTTTTCGAGAAGATTCTTAATGGTGGCCTGATTCTTAAGGAGTTCTTCTTTGAATTTAGGTTCAAAGCCCTGTGCAGCAACGACCACTTGCTTAAGAGAAGCAACAACGTTGTCCCCATTCCTCCAGGGGTGGCAGTGTCCTTGTGCTGTTGAAAGGTCGCCGTTGTACTGGCCAAGGATAGCTTTGAAACCATGGCGATCAGTGAAGGATGGCACGGCTACAGGGCCTCTCGACTTGATGTTGCTGATGTACTTGTCGACAGCTTCCACTTGGGAACAAGTTTCCTTGGAAGTTTTAGCCAGGTTGTCCACAAGTTCTTGTTTGCATGTGTGTCCCTCCGAA
The window above is part of the Palaemon carinicauda isolate YSFRI2023 chromosome 11, ASM3689809v2, whole genome shotgun sequence genome. Proteins encoded here:
- the LOC137650293 gene encoding uncharacterized protein yields the protein MKRIKMQAVGAALFLLLQMTSAFSIMGHIPTESFLIRAKRSEGHTCKQELVDNLAKTSKETCSQVEAVDKYISNIKSRGPVAVPSFTDRHGFKAILGQYNGDLSTAQGHCHPWRNGDNVVASLKQVVVAAQGFEPKFKEELLKNQATIKNLLENHEDIAAMEERVAALQKDIKEAREAIKATEVQAVITHLENAIRSKEEEINTIMREHNIAQGRRELAELVKYLEFVKTGAVDIESKANAANTKITTFRENLIRDAGAFKRHRTNAQNGITKLQQEKQNNNNEINSNRQNINNLRSRINQENSQIASLQAQIAQAQRDIQAIEARINHNMRRVKKKRRFGRWFRFVPVVGWTIGNKFYKDAKRREEQLANEKRNFIANGNSQIQNLRNHIASRNQEINRHQQQINNLEAKNRELEQELQHFSQLDKNLHSLEGEVNAILPSIANAVSGVGKIKDTFDSIEQSLAKAIAQAKEAKTEAEIRNMKYFIYNEIDDIKCKWESASSKIVLVGKCN